The proteins below come from a single Campylobacter concisus genomic window:
- a CDS encoding M48 family metallopeptidase, whose translation MKKFLLTLLATSLLFTGCSSVTKAGVVGADRKQFMLVSSEAMEQSSAQAYVKTLTAARSKGELNVDPILTKRVQDIAKRLIAQTGVFRDDALKWKWQVNVINEDTLNAWCMPGGRIVVYSGIIKRLNLTDAQLAAVMGHEIAHALREHSREQASADQMKSIGIFAIATATGLGDLGANALNLASEYTISLPFSRSHETEADHIGTELMARAGYDPKEAVEVWVKMSKISGGKVPEILSTHPSNESRIKDLKEIAAKLEPIYQAAKKG comes from the coding sequence ATGAAAAAATTTTTACTTACATTGTTAGCGACTAGTTTGCTCTTTACTGGCTGCTCAAGCGTTACAAAAGCGGGCGTTGTTGGTGCTGATCGTAAGCAATTTATGTTAGTCTCATCAGAAGCTATGGAGCAAAGCTCAGCCCAAGCCTATGTCAAGACGCTAACAGCTGCTAGAAGCAAAGGCGAGCTAAATGTTGATCCGATCCTTACAAAAAGAGTTCAAGATATCGCTAAAAGACTCATCGCCCAAACTGGTGTTTTTAGAGATGACGCTCTAAAATGGAAGTGGCAAGTAAATGTCATTAATGAAGATACGCTAAATGCTTGGTGTATGCCAGGTGGCAGGATAGTCGTTTATAGTGGCATCATAAAAAGGCTAAATTTAACAGATGCGCAGCTAGCTGCGGTCATGGGGCACGAGATCGCACACGCTCTTAGGGAGCACAGCAGAGAACAAGCAAGTGCTGATCAGATGAAAAGCATAGGCATCTTTGCAATAGCCACAGCTACTGGCCTTGGCGATCTTGGAGCTAATGCTCTAAATTTAGCTAGCGAATACACCATATCTCTGCCGTTTTCTCGCTCGCATGAGACTGAAGCCGATCACATCGGTACTGAGCTAATGGCAAGAGCCGGATACGATCCAAAAGAAGCAGTCGAAGTCTGGGTAAAAATGAGCAAGATAAGTGGTGGAAAGGTGCCTGAAATTTTAAGCACTCACCCATCAAACGAGAGCAGGATAAAAGATCTAAAAGAGATCGCAGCAAAGCTTGAGCCGATCTATCAAGCAGCCAAAAAAGGCTAG
- a CDS encoding GNAT family N-acetyltransferase: MLGYCSLSDFNPKIAYDISVEISIYVAKKTLDMGIGKQLLSQSLDEAKRLNLKNYHSNI, encoded by the coding sequence ATTTTAGGCTACTGCTCACTAAGTGACTTTAATCCTAAAATCGCTTACGATATAAGCGTAGAGATAAGCATCTATGTCGCTAAAAAGACTCTTGACATGGGTATTGGTAAGCAGCTTTTAAGTCAAAGTCTAGATGAGGCAAAGAGGCTAAATTTAAAAAATTATCACTCTAATATTTAG
- a CDS encoding tyrosine-type recombinase/integrase, which produces MPKLSRQLTITQFKNLKAKEKPYFVSDGDNLLIKIMPNGTKFFIYEFRENGKRHRLTLGKYDEISLSEARDKRNELRLKLNQGESLTQTAEKTKFKAVFEAWYKTKSKLSEKQQFWMKRRFETLLLPKLGEMDIKDISRKDIIFAISPLLEDEKLETADRVLSILNGFFKYALLHEYVDHNIIADIDKKTLLGRREVKHFAYLKNDDEIRAVLMAIRDYFGDIRVKTCAIFQLYTAVRGQNARNAKWSQIDFENCLWRIPADEMKMAKPHEVFLSKSVINLLKTYRECLPLKSELIFPSIKSNVAPLSDNTIRIMLRNLGFNKEMVTPHGFRATFSTVANENIDKHGCNSDVIELCLAHVESNKVKEAYNHAKNLKARAKLMQWWSDYLDSLGGFA; this is translated from the coding sequence ATGCCTAAACTATCACGCCAACTCACGATCACGCAGTTTAAAAATCTCAAAGCAAAAGAGAAGCCATATTTTGTCAGCGACGGCGATAATTTGCTAATTAAAATAATGCCAAACGGCACAAAATTTTTCATATATGAGTTTCGAGAAAATGGTAAGCGCCACCGCCTAACACTGGGCAAATATGATGAAATAAGCCTAAGCGAAGCAAGAGATAAAAGAAACGAGCTAAGATTAAAACTCAATCAAGGCGAGAGCCTAACACAAACAGCAGAAAAAACAAAATTTAAAGCAGTATTTGAAGCGTGGTATAAAACAAAAAGTAAGTTGAGTGAGAAGCAGCAGTTTTGGATGAAAAGGCGGTTTGAAACATTGCTATTGCCAAAGCTTGGCGAAATGGATATAAAAGATATAAGCAGAAAAGACATAATATTTGCCATTAGCCCACTACTCGAGGATGAAAAACTAGAAACAGCCGATAGAGTGCTAAGCATATTAAATGGCTTTTTCAAATATGCTCTATTACACGAGTATGTAGATCACAACATAATAGCGGATATTGACAAAAAAACTCTACTAGGGCGTAGAGAAGTGAAACATTTTGCATACTTAAAAAATGATGATGAGATAAGAGCCGTATTAATGGCGATAAGAGATTATTTTGGAGACATAAGAGTAAAAACGTGTGCGATATTTCAACTATATACCGCGGTAAGAGGGCAAAACGCTAGGAATGCCAAGTGGTCGCAGATAGATTTTGAAAATTGCCTTTGGCGTATCCCAGCAGACGAGATGAAAATGGCAAAGCCCCACGAAGTGTTTTTAAGCAAAAGTGTAATCAACCTATTAAAAACATATCGTGAGTGCCTGCCGTTAAAAAGTGAGTTAATTTTTCCGTCCATAAAATCAAACGTCGCTCCGCTAAGCGATAATACTATCCGCATAATGCTTAGAAATTTAGGCTTTAACAAAGAGATGGTAACGCCACACGGCTTTAGGGCTACATTTAGCACAGTCGCCAACGAAAATATAGATAAGCACGGCTGTAATAGTGATGTTATCGAGCTTTGCCTCGCACACGTTGAGAGTAACAAGGTTAAAGAGGCATACAATCACGCCAAAAACCTAAAAGCAAGAGCTAAGCTTATGCAGTGGTGGAGTGATTATTTAGATAGCTTGGGTGGCTTTGCCTGA